In the genome of Cyprinus carpio isolate SPL01 unplaced genomic scaffold, ASM1834038v1 S000006643, whole genome shotgun sequence, one region contains:
- the upp2 gene encoding uridine phosphorylase 2 — translation MAPILLNSMGNEHSDYIQQEEYVKNPHLDSMEEDILYHFNLGTKTHDLPQMFGDVKFVCVGGSPNRMRSFAQFIHEELELPGNIADIRDICEGTDRYSMYKVGPVLSISHGMGVPSISIMLHELIKLLYHARCRDVIIFRIGTSGGVGLPAGTVVITDKAVDSFFRPQFEQVVLGKVIIRSTELDEDVAQELLQYSSELPDTPTVIGNTMCTHDFYEGQGRLDGALCSFSTEEKLEYLRKASEAGVRNIEMESTVFAAMCRVCNLKAAVVCVTLLNRFEGDQISTPHDVLLEYQQRPQCLVAHFIKKRLGLIS, via the exons ATGGCACCTATTTTACTGAACAGCATGGGGAATGAACACAGTGATTACATTCA ACAGGAGGAGTATGTGAAGAACCCTCATCTGGACAGCATGGAAGAAGACATCCTGTACCACTTCAACCTGGGCACCAAGACCCATGACCTGCCCCAGATGTTTGGAGATGTGAAG tttgtttgtgttggCGGAAGTCCCAATCGGATGAGATCTTTTGCCCAGTTTATTCATGAGGAGCTGGAGCTGCCCGGCAACATTGCTGACATCAGAGATATCTGTGAGGGAACAGACCGGTATTCCATGTATAAAGTGGGACCTGTGCTGTCCATTAGC CATGGCATGGGCGTTCCCTCTATCTCCATCATGTTGCATGAGCTGATTAAATTGCTCTATCATGCTCGTTGTCGTGATGTCATCATCTTTCGCATTGGCACATCAGGCGGAGTTG GTCTGCCTGCAGGTACCGTAGTAATCACAGATAAAGCTGTAGACTCGTTCTTCAGGCCACAGTTTGAGCAGGTGGTTTTGGGAAAGGTAATCATCAGGAGTACAGAGCTAGATGAGGATGTGGCCCAAGAGCTGCTGCAGTATTCCTCAGAGCTTCCAGATACTCCCACTGTTATCGGAAACACAATGTGCACACATGACTTTTATGAAg GTCAAGGGCGACTGGATGGAGCTCTGTGCtcattttccactgaagaaaaattgGAATATCTGAGAAAAGCCAGTGAAGCAGGCGTCAGGAACATTGAGATGGAATCCACTGTCTTTGCTGCCATGTGTCGTGTCTGCAATCTGAAAG ctgCAGTAGTGTGTGTGACTCTGCTGAACCGGTTTGAGGGGGATCAAATTTCAACACCTCATGATGTTCTCCTGGAATATCAGCAGAGACCGCAGTGCCTCGTGGCTCATTTCATCAAGAAACGCCTTGGACTTATCTCATAA